One window of Kryptolebias marmoratus isolate JLee-2015 linkage group LG3, ASM164957v2, whole genome shotgun sequence genomic DNA carries:
- the gprin3 gene encoding G protein-regulated inducer of neurite outgrowth 3, translated as MGTNPKRTVTVQMVPQLAVVDSLGNKESNANWENEPNLKVSQVCPNAPLTTPDQQDSLSLGNASANTIPPVQNTAPKRGEQVSDKPAPGNKNQIKSEPVEGGDHSNQAPAGQAVGDQKDSNANIKMQTRGKDVCKASSPAAVAGSKVDVHSNDSRVKGPSAPEEERTQLTSPSTAPKSSDKQVSPTDKNLSNASDLRNTASKTQDIKERVAASKNMDTAVLQKTAETDKFSCSAASVTPKPKESSEPLTPLTVTKPPSTSKKAETRSETESLCLTHPEQGFPLAKAPEVSSDKHHPASLQKDSSALPQATQNMSTCGQVAEKTSQIDAAVSAGEQHYKLYREASTMTSFLSPSPVKQCHDMEVQAVANMSSKSVATSPSLLPFAAAHRPSSGAVPWEEAQSLAVMYQANDGLGFHQIYTSSLSTDQVSERLTVKAEMGSNQKAGFSSETLPQQLDSRLGAKPKEPGSALCNIQPVYQINIEHSNHRKHRETSDSLYESGAEISLEEPPRSLGVVASPRTAAACADRNHATLSQAAATTKAEQVPPSMTKSDPAENKDSIKETNSSKEDVESEKNDEDDDQSGKQKEKSVHDVVWDEQGMTWEVYGASVDPESLGFAIQSHLQCKIREQERKLMAQASFRKSLTGVDSPGQGKKNKRRQQNIFRSMLQNVRRPNCCVRPPPSSVLE; from the coding sequence ATGGGAACTAATCCAAAGCGGACAGTGACGGTCCAGATGGTGCCTCAGCTGGCTGTGGTAGACTCTCTGGGAAATAAGGAGTCTAATGCCAACTGGGAAAACGAGCCCAACCTCAAAGTCTCTCAGGTTTGCCCGAATGCCCCCCTTACAACCCCTGACCAACAGGACAGTCTATCTCTGGGAAACGCCTCTGCCAACACCATCCCACCTGTTCAAAATACAGCTCCTAAGCGAGGAGAGCAGGTGTCAGACAAACCAGCACCGGGCAACAAAAACCAGATCAAGTCTGAGCCGGTGGAAGGTGGTGACCACTCCAACCAGGCGCCAGCAGGCCAAGCTGTGGGAGACCAGAAGGATTCTAAcgccaacataaaaatgcaaactcGTGGAAAGGATGTGTGCAAGGCAAGTTCGCCTGCCGCTGTTGCAGGGTCAAAGGTCGATGTGCACAGCAACGACAGCAGAGTAAAAGGGCCAAGTGCACCAGAGGAGGAGCGCACTCAGCTGACATCCCCCTCCACTGCACCAAAGAGCAGCGATAAACAAGTTTCTCCAACTGACAAAAATCTGAGCAACGCCAGCGATTTAAGGAATACTGCATCCAAAACACAAGATATTAAAGAGAGAGTTGCAGCTTCCAAAAACATGGATACTGCAGTattacagaaaactgcagaGACAGATAAATTTAGCTGTTCAGCAGCCTCTGTAACACCAAAACCTAAAGAAAGCTCTGAACCGCTGACTCCCCTTACTGTCACTAAACCACCGTCCACAAGTAAAAAAGCGGAGACCAGGTCCGAAACTGAGAGTTTGTGTTTAACACATCCAGAGCAGGGCTTTCCACTAGCAAAGGCACCAGAGGTCTCCTCAGATAAACATCACCCCGCATCTTTACAGAAGGATTCCTCTGCTTTGCCCCAGGCTACGCAAAACATGTCGACGTGTGGACAGGTGGCGGAGAAAACCAGCCAGATTGACGCAGCTGTCTCTGCAGGAGAGCAGCACTATAAGCTCTACAGGGAGGCTTCGACAATGACCTCATTCCTGTCGCCGTCTCCAGTCAAGCAGTGTCACGATATGGAGGTTCAGGCTGTGGCGAACATGTCCAGTAAATCTGTAGCCACGAGCCCAAGTCTGCTGCCCTTCGCTGCGGCTCACAGGCCGAGCAGCGGCGCCGTCCCCTGGGAAGAGGCGCAGAGCCTGGCTGTGATGTACCAGGCGAATGACGGCCTGGGTTTCCATCAAATCTACACGTCTTCTCTATCCACCGATCAGGTGTCAGAGAGACTCACTGTCAAGGCAGAGATGGGCTCAAACCAAAAAGCCGGGTTCAGCTCAGAAACCTTGCCCCAGCAGCTTGACTCCAGACTCGGAGCCAAGCCTAAAGAGCCGGGATCAGCTCTGTGCAACATTCAGCCGGTTTATCAGATCAACATCGAGCACAGCAACCACAGGAAGCACAGGGAGACAAGTGACTCCCTTTATGAAAGTGGAGCTGAAATATCTTTGGAAGAACCACCTCGCTCTCTCGGAGTAGTCGCATCTCCGAGGACAGCTGCTGCCTGTGCTGACAGAAACCACGCTACGCTGTCTCAGGCTGCTGCTACAACCAAAGCTGAGCAGGTCCCACCATCAATGACAAAGTCAGACCCAGCTGAAAATAAGGACTCAATAAAGGAGACAAACTCCAGCAAAGAGGATGTGGAATCTGAGAAAAACGACGAGGACGACGACCAGTCGgggaagcagaaagaaaaaagcgtCCACGACGTCGTCTGGGACGAGCAAGGGATGACTTGGGAGGTGTACGGGGCTTCCGTGGACCCAGAATCCCTGGGTTTTGCCATTCAGAGCCACTTGCAGTGTAAAATCAGGGAACAAGAGAGGAAACTGATGGCCCAGGCTTCCTTCAGAAAGTCCCTCACTGGCGTTGATTCGCCAGGACAgggtaagaaaaacaaaaggaggcaGCAGAACATTTTCAGGTCAATGCTGCAAAATGTCAGACGGCCCAACTGCTGCGTgcgcccccctccctcctccgtCCTTGAGTAG
- the elmod2 gene encoding ELMO domain-containing protein 2 translates to MFGSIWQYVYTSFLRYWLKWLIRQATGKCELQRICSEHEPGASRTTRAENSLQASKNKVLREALKSSKDHVEQCVDQIMKEKNIKPQKDPLFKGRLHVCLLQITGYSSLYTSVEDLRKEVFSSENPEHEAMLLKLWDLLMPTVKLESRITKQWGDIGFQGDDPKTDFRGMGLLGLINLVFFSENYTAEARQVLSHANHPKLGYSYAIVGINLTEMAYSLLKSGALKPHFYNTVQGTPELKHFHQLYCYLAYEFDQFWVAEEPESIMQFNQYREKFHDQVKAHLQDPDVSLALSVGSD, encoded by the exons ATGTTCGGGTCTATCTGGCAGTACGTCTACACGTCCTTCCTGAGGTACTGGCTGAAGTGGCTCATCAGACAGGCGACAGGGAAGTGTGAGCTGCAGAGAATATGCTCCGAACACGAGCCGGGAGCATCGAGGACAACGAGAGCAG AAAACTCTCTTCAGGCATCTAAGAACAAG GTTTTAAGAGAAGCCTTGAAAAGCAGCAAGGATCACGTAGAGCAGTGCGTGGATCAGATTATGAAGGAGAAGAATATAAAACCCCAAAAAGATCCCCT ATTCAAGGGGAGGCTGCACGTCTGTCTGCTGCAGATAACCGGATACAGCAGCTTGTATACATCTGTAGAAGACTTGAGAAAGGAAGTCTTCAGCTCAGAGAACCCTGAGCACGAGGCCATGCTTTTAAAG CTGTGGGACTTGTTGATGCCAACGGTCAAACTGGAGTCCAGAATAACCAAGCAGTGGGGAGACATTGGATTCCAAGGAGATGATCCCAAAACCGACTTCAGAGGAATGGGCCTGCTGGGTCTGATCAACCTTGT TTTTTTCAGTGAAAACTACACAGCAGAAGCTCGACAGGTGTTGTCACATGCGAATCATCCTAAACTAGG GTATTCGTATGCTATAGTTGGGATCAACCTGACAGAGATGGCCTACAGCTTACTGAAGAGCGGAGCTTTGAAACCTCATTTCTACAATACAGTCCAAGGCACACCTGAGCTCAAGCACTTTCACCAGCTCTACT GTTATCTGGCGTACGAGTTCGATCAGTTCTGGGTTGCAGAGGAACCGGAGAGCATCATGCAGTTCAATCAGTACAGAGAAAAATTCCACGACCAAGTCAAAGCTCATCTCCAGGACCCCGACGTGTCTCTCGCACTGTCTGTCGGTTCTGATTAG
- the ucp1 gene encoding mitochondrial brown fat uncoupling protein 1, whose product MVGLKPSDVPPSLGVKMASAGAAACVADIVTFPLDTAKVRLQIQGEKKAVEGIRYRGVFGTISTMIRTEGPKSLYNGLVAGLQRQVCFASIRIGLYDNVKNFYTGGKDNPGVLIRILAGCTTGAMAVSFAQPTDVVKVRFQAQMNLNGMARRYNGTMQAYRHIFLNEGMRGLWKGTLPNITRNALVNCTELVTYDLIKEAILRHKLMSDNLPCHFVSAFGAGFVTTVIASPVDVVKTRYMNSPPGQYKSAINCAWTMLTKEGPTAFYKGFVPSFLRLGSWNVVMFVSFEQIKRAMMVTKKRIEVTN is encoded by the exons ATGGTAGGACTCAAACCCTCAGACGTTCCTCCCTCTCTGGGAGTAAAGATGGCCAGCGCCGGGGCAGCAGCCTGTGTGGCCGACATTGTCACATTTCCTCTGGACACAGCCAAAGTCAGACTACAG ATACAGGGGGAGAAGAAAGCAGTGGAAGGCATCCGCTACAGAGGGGTGTTCGGGACCATCAGCACCATGATCCGAACAGAGGGGCCCAAGTCTTTGTACAACGGGCTGGTGGCGGGACTGCAGAGGCAGGTGTGCTTCGCCTCCATCAGGATCGGCCTCTACGACAACGTCAAAAACTTCTACACTGGAGGCAAAGACA ACCCGGGGGTGCTGATACGGATCCTGGCTGGCTGCACAACAGGTGCCATGGCCGTGTCCTTCGCTCAGCCCACAGACGTGGTCAAGGTTCGGTTCCAGGCCCAGATGAACCTGAATGGGATGGCCCGCCGCTACAACGGCACAATGCAAGCGTACAGGCACATCTTCTTAAATGAGGGCATGCGAGGACTCTGGAAAG GAACGCTACCAAACATCACAAGGAACGCACTGGTCAACTGCACAGAGCTGGTTACCTACGACCTGATCAAAGAGGCCATTCTTAGACACAAACTCATGTCAG ACAACCTGCCGTGTCACTTTGTGTCAGCGTTTGGCGCGGGCTTCGTCACCACGGTGATCGCCTCCCCAGTCGACGTGGTGAAAACCAGATACATGAACTCGCCGCCAGGCCAGTACAAGAGCGCTATAAACTGTGCCTGGACCATGCTGACCAAAGAGGGGCCGACGGCCTTCTACAAAGG ATTTGTGCCCTCATTTCTGAGGCTGGGCTCGTGGAATGTCGTGATGTTCGTCTCGTTCGAGCAGATCAAGAGAGCCATGATGGTCACGAAGAAGAGGATTGAAGTGACAAACTGA